The DNA sequence ATAGTCCCTTGATAATTCTACCAACACAAATATTAACATCTTCACTCTCATCATCTACAAACCCTAGTTTTCATTTCACAGCACAAAAATGGCGGAGAGCTTACTAGACATGACGCTCGATCAACTCATCCAGAAGAACAAAGCTTCTAATAGCTCCTCTTCCTCCGTCGCCGCTCGATCCGCCGTCCGTGGCCGCGGTGGCGCTGCCGGAAAAGCTTCTCGTGGCCGCGGTAGAGCCGCCGGCGCTAATTTTTCAGCTCCTGGTCCCACTCGTCGTGCTCCTAATCGCGTTCAGCCTCGAGCGACGCCGTATTTCACTCCTCAGGTCAAACTAactttttatctatatatatatttttttgatttaatttcgCATGTTTGATGATGATGTAGTGTTTTTAGAATTGTGTTCGAGTGTTTAGAGCTAaagatatatgtatttttattaattatatctttATGTTAATCAGTTGGGGCTAAAACtgtgtttatttgattttatgtaGGGATTGAACCAAATGCAAGTGCAAGAGTTGTTGATGCCTGGAGGAATGGATATGGAGTCGGGAACGAAGCTATATATCTCGAACTTGGATTACGGAGTTACTAATGAAGACATTAAGGttgttattttctttttgaaagtGTTTCTTATTGGCTTTTTTGTGCTTGGACCTTGAAATTATAAAGTCGGaacttaatcaaattatataGGTTTAAGTATTACTTATATCAGTACTTACTAAGCTGGCGGAAGTTCTTTTTTATGGCTGTGTAGTGTTTTACTGTTGTTGCTTGTGACTTGTGAGTGTTATTTTAGGTATGAGTTAGGTTGGATACGATGAAGTAGATGTTTTCGATCTGTTTTTAACACTTCCACTTTAATTTAATGATATATACTGTCAAGCTGATATACATTATcaagaaaattacaaatatgCAAGCCTTATGTAGTGTATAATTGGGTGCTTATGTTTGGTTTTTGTTTATGTGTAGTCATGTAGAGATGTTTTCTTGTCAATAATatgtaaaagaattatatatgaaTTGCTTTTTCGGTTAATTGATAAAAAAGGGATTTAGTGCTCTTAGCTCATATGTTTATACAAACTTCAGCTTAACTGGAGACAGACATGATTAAATCTATAACTTCGGGTAGCATTCATATTGCGCACATGTTTCGAGAAACATTGTGTTGCCCTATGGAACCCAGTAGTTGTATGCTATATTCCAGCTCTGTCTTACTGCACCATGTGTGTATATCCCACACCTTTCCATTTTtccatataatttatcatatgtaACCAGGGGGAGAGTGTACGTTGAACATACACTATTATAATTCATGGCCAAGTTCATAAGTATAAGTAGCCTCGGTTTTCTTGTATATATTAGCCGATCAGTTCTTTCATGTGTTCAGTTTTGTTGTCTGGCATGACATTACCCTCTTGCTACtaggaaaaattaattttatcacCTTCATTGACAGTATATGACTCCTTTTAGGTGCTATTCTCTGAGGTTGGGGAGTTAAGAAGATACTCTATTCATTATGACAAGAGCGGACGATCAAAGGTATCCTGACTGGTTACTCTGGTTCTATAGAAGATTTGGGTCACACGGGTTCTGTAGATGAAATTTTACTATATGGTAGTGGCTTAGTGTATAGTGTTTATCCTAGGGAACTGCTGAAGTTGCTTTTGCACATCAATCGGATGCTTTTGCTGCTGTGAAGAGATACAATGGTGTCCAACTTGATGGGAAACCCATGAAGATTGAGATGGTTGGAGTAAAGTTAGTCGCCCCTGCTAACATTGCCATGCCGCCAACTACAAATGGCTTTCCAGGAAATACTGGAGGTGCTTTCCGAAGGTAAGCTTGTTTTTCCTGTCTCCTTCATTGCCCGCTCTTTGctttatttagttttttttgcAGTACAAGTATTGGTTATTATGTATTTCATTTACAAAACATAGTTTCCAgttctttttatttaataaactgAAAATCTATTCTGTAAAATTGTCTTGAGTAGGATTGTAAGCCAATAAATTAGGAGTTCGGGTTAGTTAGCCAGTAAAAAGAAATGAACTCCGTCATTTTTTAAATACCAAAAAACACTTACAGAATTTAGCTCTTGCCATGGCAACTTGGAGACTTTGAAGAGA is a window from the Daucus carota subsp. sativus chromosome 8, DH1 v3.0, whole genome shotgun sequence genome containing:
- the LOC108197313 gene encoding THO complex subunit 4B, with amino-acid sequence MAESLLDMTLDQLIQKNKASNSSSSSVAARSAVRGRGGAAGKASRGRGRAAGANFSAPGPTRRAPNRVQPRATPYFTPQGLNQMQVQELLMPGGMDMESGTKLYISNLDYGVTNEDIKVLFSEVGELRRYSIHYDKSGRSKGTAEVAFAHQSDAFAAVKRYNGVQLDGKPMKIEMVGVKLVAPANIAMPPTTNGFPGNTGGAFRRQQRVAGRGRDRGSGGRGSAPGRGRGRGRGQGEKVSPEDLDADLEKYHQEAMQL